DNA from Flavobacteriales bacterium:
CACGCCCGCCACCTCGGGGCGCTCAAGGGCCGCCACCGCAGGCGCGATCTCCTGAGCCTCACGCACATTCACCACCAGCCAGTGCTCACGGAGCACCGTATCAGGGTCGCCCTCGATGACCTCCAGCGGCTTCCCCTCCATCCAAACGACATACTTTCGCTCCATGGCTTCCCCGCTCGATCCTTCGCTGAAAGTCGCCGAATTCCTGCTCCAGATCAAGGCCGTCAAACTTAGCCCGAAGAAGCCCTTCACCTGGGCCAGCGGCTGGAAGAGCCCCATCTACTGCGACAACCGGAAGACGCTCTCCTACCCGGCGGTGCGCACCTACATCCGGCAGCAGTTCGTGCACATCATCAACAGCGAGTTCGGGCGTCCGGACATGATCGCCGGTGTGGCCACCGGCGGCATCGCGCATGGCGCGCTGGTGGCCCACGACCTGGGCCTTCCCTTCCTCTATGTGCGCAGCGGCGCCAAGGAGCACGGCATGAAGAACCAGGTGGAGGGCGACCTTACCGTGGGGCGCAGCGTGGTGGTGGTGGAGGACCTGGTGAGCACCGGGCAGAGCAGCCTCAACGCCGTTCAGGCCCTGCGCGACGCCGGCTGCGAGGTGAAGGGGATGGTGGCCATCTTCTCCTACGGCTTCGATGCGGCGAACAAGGCCTTCGCCGAAGCCAAGGTGAACCTGCACTCCCTCACGAACTACAGCATCCTGCTCGACCAGGCGCTGCGCAGCGACTACATCACCGAGAAGGACCTGCTGCCGCTGAACGAATGGAGGAAGGACCCTGCGAACTGGGGCGTGGGGAGCAAGGTGTAGCGGCCCAGCGGGTGCGCGTGGAT
Protein-coding regions in this window:
- the pyrE gene encoding orotate phosphoribosyltransferase, with protein sequence MASPLDPSLKVAEFLLQIKAVKLSPKKPFTWASGWKSPIYCDNRKTLSYPAVRTYIRQQFVHIINSEFGRPDMIAGVATGGIAHGALVAHDLGLPFLYVRSGAKEHGMKNQVEGDLTVGRSVVVVEDLVSTGQSSLNAVQALRDAGCEVKGMVAIFSYGFDAANKAFAEAKVNLHSLTNYSILLDQALRSDYITEKDLLPLNEWRKDPANWGVGSKV